From a single Okeanomitos corallinicola TIOX110 genomic region:
- the murG gene encoding undecaprenyldiphospho-muramoylpentapeptide beta-N-acetylglucosaminyltransferase, which produces MANPPLKLLIAASGTGGHLFPAIALADKLQEYEIQWLGVPNRLETQLVPSQYPLNTISVEGFQQGLSLSSLRILFKLISSIFQVRHILKAGNFQGLFTTGGYIAGPAVIAARSLGLPIIFHESNALPGKVTRFFGPWCSAVAIGFDAAARYLPNCKTVCVGTPVRPQFLDENCDHSLDLPIPDDVPVIVVFGGSQGAVAVNKLVRQCAPAWFDAGAYIVHLTGDRDPEADSLQHSQYISMPFYNNMAALLRRANLAISRSGAGSLTELAVCGTPAILIPYPFAAEDHQSFNSAVFTEVGAALSFPQSELTPEILQQRVLGLLQSPGELAKMGEKARAITYPDSADKLATLVREILANG; this is translated from the coding sequence ATGGCAAACCCACCTTTAAAATTATTAATAGCGGCTAGTGGAACTGGTGGACATTTGTTTCCAGCGATCGCACTGGCTGATAAATTACAAGAATATGAAATTCAATGGCTTGGTGTCCCCAATAGACTAGAAACTCAGCTTGTTCCTAGCCAATATCCTCTGAATACCATTTCTGTAGAGGGTTTTCAGCAAGGTTTAAGCCTTTCCTCTCTCAGAATACTCTTTAAATTGATTAGTTCCATTTTTCAGGTGCGGCATATCCTGAAAGCAGGGAATTTCCAAGGACTATTTACCACTGGTGGTTATATAGCGGGGCCTGCGGTTATTGCTGCCCGTTCTTTGGGTTTACCGATTATTTTCCATGAATCTAACGCTCTACCGGGTAAGGTGACAAGGTTTTTTGGCCCCTGGTGCAGTGCGGTAGCTATAGGTTTTGATGCCGCTGCTAGGTATTTACCTAATTGTAAAACAGTTTGTGTGGGTACTCCTGTCCGTCCGCAGTTTTTAGATGAAAATTGTGATCATAGTTTAGATTTACCTATCCCTGATGATGTTCCTGTGATTGTGGTGTTTGGGGGTAGTCAAGGTGCTGTAGCGGTGAATAAATTAGTGCGTCAGTGTGCGCCAGCTTGGTTTGATGCTGGTGCTTACATAGTGCATTTGACTGGTGATAGAGATCCAGAAGCGGATAGTTTGCAGCATTCCCAATATATATCAATGCCTTTTTACAATAATATGGCGGCTTTGTTAAGGCGGGCTAATTTAGCTATTAGTCGTTCTGGGGCTGGGAGTTTAACAGAGTTGGCCGTGTGTGGTACTCCGGCTATTTTAATTCCTTATCCTTTTGCAGCAGAAGATCATCAATCTTTTAATTCTGCTGTGTTTACCGAAGTTGGTGCAGCTTTAAGTTTTCCACAGTCAGAGTTGACACCGGAGATTCTGCAACAGCGGGTTTTAGGTTTGCTGCAATCTCCAGGGGAATTGGCGAAGATGGGTGAGAAAGCTAGGGCGATCACATATCCTGATAGTGCTGATAAATTGGCAACTTTGGTGCGGGAAATTCTTGCTAATGGGTGA
- a CDS encoding nuclear transport factor 2 family protein produces the protein MTNIIDLLMNRHKTLTTSISLVSFLLTLNLSSNGQFAQAAKPETAPASLKNLITQIDTASSRGDVKAVMQYYSPNFTHGDGLNRQTMEKALQSFWQRYPQLRYNTRLQSWESRGNAIIAETITTITGLPSVNSNNLALNATIVSRQRISGTKILSQEILSERTQLTSGNKPPQVEIKLPQQVKIGQKYHFDAIVQEPLGNDFLLGSAMEETITPNKYLKPTSVDLQLLNAGGLFKTGRAPTTPGSQWVSAVILRNGGMTMITQRLRVVK, from the coding sequence ATGACTAACATTATTGATTTATTAATGAATCGCCATAAAACATTAACTACCAGTATTTCTTTGGTTTCTTTCTTACTGACTCTTAATTTAAGCAGTAATGGGCAGTTTGCTCAAGCCGCAAAGCCAGAAACAGCCCCTGCTAGTCTCAAGAATTTAATCACTCAAATTGACACAGCTTCTAGTCGGGGTGATGTTAAAGCTGTAATGCAATATTATAGCCCCAACTTTACCCATGGAGATGGATTAAACCGCCAAACCATGGAAAAAGCTTTACAATCTTTTTGGCAGCGATATCCCCAACTACGTTACAACACAAGATTGCAATCTTGGGAATCACGAGGCAATGCCATTATTGCAGAAACTATAACTACAATTACAGGTTTACCTTCTGTTAACAGTAACAATTTAGCTCTTAATGCTACTATTGTTTCCCGTCAGCGGATTTCTGGGACAAAAATACTGTCTCAAGAGATTTTATCAGAACGTACTCAACTTACCTCTGGTAACAAACCACCTCAAGTAGAAATTAAATTACCCCAACAGGTCAAAATCGGTCAAAAATACCATTTTGATGCCATTGTGCAAGAACCTCTCGGTAATGATTTTCTTTTGGGTAGCGCGATGGAAGAAACCATTACACCAAACAAATATCTAAAACCCACATCTGTAGATTTACAACTACTCAATGCTGGTGGACTGTTTAAAACTGGCCGCGCACCAACTACCCCCGGCTCACAATGGGTTTCGGCGGTGATTCTCAGAAATGGGGGCATGACTATGATTACTCAACGTTTACGAGTGGTTAAATAG